Proteins encoded together in one Microbacterium oxydans window:
- a CDS encoding dihydrodipicolinate synthase family protein gives MPILATPFDESGALDRESLRRLVEFQLAAGVDGVAVFGMASEGFALTTEERRTILDDVVRVVDGRIPVIAGVNGTSTATSIEQSLLAEEGGADALMVLPPFMVKPPAGTLVDFYGDVAAATSLSVMIQDAPGVTGVAMAPSLIAEIARLDGVDSVKVEAPPTAPKVGAVVAAIDVPDFAVLGGQNAQFCLEEYARGAVGTMPACEFPDLLGPVLTHFQEGRVEEARAEFRRMLPLVLIGLQGGIAWAVHKEILVARGVIDHATVRYPASPLDAGSRAAVALVLDELALPPIPTAVRA, from the coding sequence ATGCCCATCCTGGCGACTCCTTTCGACGAGTCGGGCGCCCTCGACCGCGAGAGCCTGCGCCGACTGGTCGAGTTCCAGCTCGCTGCCGGGGTCGACGGCGTCGCCGTCTTCGGCATGGCGAGCGAGGGCTTCGCCCTGACCACCGAGGAACGGCGCACGATCCTGGACGATGTCGTCCGCGTGGTCGACGGCCGGATCCCCGTGATCGCCGGCGTCAACGGCACATCGACGGCGACCTCGATCGAGCAGTCCCTGCTCGCGGAGGAGGGCGGTGCGGATGCGCTCATGGTGCTCCCGCCGTTCATGGTGAAGCCGCCGGCCGGCACCCTCGTCGACTTCTACGGCGACGTCGCCGCCGCGACCTCGCTCTCGGTCATGATCCAGGACGCCCCCGGTGTCACCGGCGTCGCGATGGCGCCGTCGCTGATCGCGGAGATCGCCCGTCTCGACGGGGTCGACTCCGTCAAGGTCGAGGCGCCGCCGACGGCACCCAAGGTCGGCGCGGTCGTCGCGGCGATCGACGTCCCGGACTTCGCGGTGCTCGGCGGGCAGAACGCGCAGTTCTGCCTCGAGGAGTACGCCAGGGGCGCGGTCGGCACCATGCCGGCGTGCGAGTTCCCCGATCTCCTCGGCCCGGTGCTCACGCACTTCCAGGAGGGGCGCGTCGAGGAGGCCCGCGCCGAGTTCCGTCGTATGCTCCCTCTCGTGCTGATCGGACTGCAGGGCGGCATCGCGTGGGCGGTGCACAAGGAGATCCTCGTCGCGCGCGGCGTGATCGACCACGCGACCGTGCGCTATCCCGCATCCCCCCTGGACGCCGGCAGCCGCGCGGCCGTCGCCCTCGTGCTCGACGAGCTCGCGCTCCCGCCGATCCCCACCGCGGTCCGCGCATGA
- a CDS encoding ABC transporter permease: MYGTYLRRELAGRKKQTLIVAIGLAIAIALVIVVNALTAGVRDAQAQALESVYGVGTDLTVTGAATEPGQGERPRFDFDADAGETDGETTTLDQSMLRTDFLRGTLDSSVLDTVAATDGVAAASGALSLTDSTFSGELPSGGFGQQDDQQDGQQGAAPEQGQAPPDGGQGGGSFGVDSFSVLGIDPAATAIGPLASAEVTDGRGFDVGDAEALVALVDSTYATTNEIAVGDTIDVAGSDVEVVGILGSTSDSADTAANVYLPLRTAQSLAGVEDVISTVYVQADSAASIDAVQSALSDALPDATVTSQAELASTVSGSLSSATALITNLGTWLSIIVLAVAVLLSVLLTMSGVGRRTREFGTLKAIGWSNGRVVRQVAGESLVQGLIGGAAGLVLGVLGIVLVNVLKPTVAATGANQGAGPGGMGGGPTGAGGGMFSTTPAADIVLQAPFTPWVLVAAVGLAVLGGLVAGAFGGWRAARLSPSEALRSVA; the protein is encoded by the coding sequence ATGTACGGAACCTATCTGCGGCGCGAACTCGCGGGCCGCAAGAAGCAGACCCTGATCGTCGCGATCGGGCTGGCGATCGCGATCGCACTCGTGATCGTGGTCAACGCCCTGACCGCCGGAGTGCGCGATGCGCAGGCCCAGGCGCTCGAGTCCGTCTACGGGGTCGGGACCGACCTCACCGTCACGGGCGCGGCGACCGAACCGGGGCAAGGGGAGAGGCCGCGCTTCGACTTCGACGCGGATGCCGGGGAGACCGACGGGGAGACGACCACTCTCGACCAGTCGATGCTGCGGACGGACTTCCTCCGCGGCACGCTCGACTCCTCGGTGCTCGACACCGTCGCCGCGACGGACGGCGTCGCCGCGGCGTCCGGGGCGCTGAGCCTCACCGACTCCACGTTCTCGGGAGAGCTGCCCAGCGGAGGATTCGGGCAGCAGGACGATCAGCAGGACGGCCAGCAGGGCGCGGCTCCGGAGCAGGGGCAGGCTCCGCCGGACGGCGGGCAGGGCGGCGGCTCCTTCGGAGTGGACTCCTTCTCGGTGCTCGGGATCGACCCCGCGGCGACCGCGATCGGTCCGCTCGCCTCCGCCGAGGTGACGGACGGGCGCGGATTCGACGTGGGTGACGCCGAGGCCCTCGTCGCCCTCGTCGACAGCACCTACGCCACGACGAACGAGATCGCGGTGGGAGACACCATCGACGTGGCGGGGTCCGACGTCGAGGTCGTCGGGATCCTCGGCTCGACCTCGGACTCCGCGGACACGGCGGCGAACGTCTACCTGCCGCTGCGCACCGCGCAGTCGCTGGCGGGGGTGGAAGACGTCATCTCCACGGTCTATGTGCAGGCGGATTCCGCCGCGTCGATCGATGCCGTGCAGTCCGCGCTCTCCGATGCTCTGCCGGATGCGACCGTCACCTCGCAGGCGGAGCTCGCGTCGACGGTCTCGGGGTCGCTGTCCAGCGCCACCGCGCTGATCACGAACCTCGGGACCTGGCTCTCGATCATCGTGCTCGCGGTGGCCGTGCTGCTCTCGGTGCTGCTGACGATGTCCGGGGTGGGCCGGCGCACCAGGGAGTTCGGAACGCTCAAGGCGATCGGCTGGTCGAACGGCCGCGTCGTGCGCCAGGTCGCCGGAGAGTCCCTGGTGCAGGGGCTCATCGGCGGAGCGGCCGGTCTCGTCCTCGGCGTCCTCGGCATCGTGCTCGTCAACGTCCTGAAGCCCACCGTCGCGGCGACCGGTGCGAACCAGGGAGCGGGGCCCGGCGGCATGGGCGGTGGCCCCACCGGTGCGGGCGGCGGGATGTTCTCGACGACGCCGGCGGCGGACATCGTGCTCCAGGCGCCGTTCACCCCGTGGGTGCTGGTGGCCGCCGTCGGCCTCGCCGTGCTGGGCGGGCTCGTCGCCGGCGCGTTCGGTGGCTGGCGTGCCGCACGACTCAGCCCCTCGGAAGCGCTGCGGTCGGTCGCATGA
- a CDS encoding bifunctional 4-hydroxy-2-oxoglutarate aldolase/2-dehydro-3-deoxy-phosphogluconate aldolase, translated as MSTVDNAQLRERLRITRLVAILRGTDVDATVAAARTLLDAGVLTLEIALTLPDAEEAIAQVVQDAPVEALIGAGTVLDEADVERAVAAGAQFLVTPTLTASVPYAIAQGIGVLPGVYTPTEIQRGHDLGSAAVKLFPASALGPGFLRAVRDPFPAARIIPVGGVSVDTVGEYLAAGAFGIGVGGPLVGDAATPGGDLDALAGRARSFVRAVRADGPAHA; from the coding sequence GTGAGCACCGTCGACAACGCACAGCTCCGGGAACGGCTGCGGATCACCCGGCTCGTGGCGATCCTCCGCGGGACGGATGTCGATGCCACGGTCGCCGCGGCGCGCACGCTGCTCGACGCGGGCGTCCTGACCCTCGAGATCGCCCTCACACTGCCGGACGCGGAGGAGGCGATCGCCCAGGTCGTGCAGGATGCTCCGGTCGAGGCCCTGATCGGCGCGGGCACCGTGCTCGACGAGGCCGACGTCGAACGGGCGGTCGCCGCCGGTGCGCAGTTCCTGGTGACCCCCACGCTCACCGCCTCCGTGCCCTACGCGATCGCGCAGGGGATCGGCGTGCTCCCCGGTGTCTACACGCCCACCGAGATCCAGCGGGGGCACGACCTCGGCAGTGCGGCGGTCAAGCTGTTCCCCGCGTCGGCTCTCGGGCCGGGCTTCCTCCGTGCGGTCCGCGATCCCTTCCCCGCGGCGAGGATCATCCCCGTGGGCGGCGTCAGCGTCGACACCGTCGGCGAGTACCTCGCGGCGGGTGCTTTCGGGATCGGGGTGGGCGGACCGCTGGTCGGCGATGCGGCGACACCCGGGGGCGACCTCGACGCGCTCGCGGGCCGCGCCCGGTCGTTCGTCCGTGCCGTGCGCGCCGACGGACCCGCGCATGCATAG
- a CDS encoding SMP-30/gluconolactonase/LRE family protein, with protein MPHSQTSRTVEILSDARYVQAESPRWDGRDGSLAWIDMATGSLHRGRIAHGRIVPETAVVVGAQIGAPIPLAEPGAGWLVGVDRRVVHVSDDGIVSALTGDIAGTGDYMNDGGGDPSGRFWVGSQSMPRDPHCTLWSIEPDGTPVARLGGVTVSNGLAFDRTGSTLYYIDTLPHRSIEAFDVAPDGQLSNRRTVCRVDGGNPDGMAIDRDGMLWVAVWDAAEVRRYSPDGVLLESIALPATRPTAVVLVDTLLVITTASIGIAEPTEADGALLGVRVEVGGEPAFPWRGTPATVHDAGTVAGEAAL; from the coding sequence ATGCCGCACAGCCAGACCTCCCGAACCGTCGAGATCCTCTCCGACGCCCGCTACGTCCAGGCCGAGTCGCCGCGATGGGACGGTCGTGACGGCTCGCTGGCCTGGATCGACATGGCGACCGGCTCTCTGCATCGCGGACGGATCGCGCACGGGAGGATCGTTCCGGAGACCGCGGTCGTGGTCGGTGCGCAGATCGGTGCGCCGATCCCGCTGGCGGAGCCGGGGGCGGGCTGGCTCGTCGGCGTCGATCGTCGCGTGGTGCACGTGAGCGACGACGGCATCGTGTCCGCGCTCACGGGGGACATCGCGGGGACCGGCGACTACATGAACGACGGGGGCGGCGATCCGTCCGGGCGCTTCTGGGTGGGCAGCCAGTCGATGCCCCGCGACCCGCACTGCACGCTGTGGAGCATCGAGCCCGACGGGACGCCGGTCGCGCGGCTCGGCGGGGTGACGGTCTCGAACGGGCTCGCTTTCGATCGCACGGGCTCCACGCTGTACTACATCGACACGCTTCCGCACCGCAGCATCGAGGCCTTCGACGTCGCCCCGGACGGTCAGCTGTCGAACCGGCGCACGGTGTGCCGCGTCGACGGCGGCAACCCCGACGGCATGGCGATCGACCGGGACGGCATGCTCTGGGTCGCGGTCTGGGACGCCGCCGAGGTGCGCCGCTACTCGCCCGACGGGGTGCTTCTCGAGTCGATCGCCCTGCCCGCGACGCGGCCGACCGCCGTCGTCCTCGTCGACACACTCCTGGTGATCACGACGGCGAGCATCGGGATCGCGGAGCCGACGGAGGCGGACGGCGCTCTCCTCGGCGTCCGGGTCGAGGTCGGCGGCGAGCCCGCTTTCCCCTGGCGCGGCACGCCGGCGACCGTCCACGACGCGGGCACGGTCGCGGGGGAGGCCGCGCTGTGA
- a CDS encoding IclR family transcriptional regulator yields the protein MASESVGGTQTVERAMSLLACFTEESGELRVSELCTLTGLGQSTVSRMMSALDRMKFVVQDARTGLYRLGPAAVSLGTIALNGSPIFRASRQIAQNLARKIEIGVNVAELSGFTFTYLCNFEGALAPKSFAMAGRTGPLHATGLGKALLSGMTDEQVDEYFAQTPQRFTPHTIVDRDAMQLALDETRSRGYATEIEELAFGRACIAVPIRNRAGEIVAGISASGPLSVLDLHAPHQELALQLIEAADEISVALGYSPSRTASAFAAL from the coding sequence ATGGCGTCGGAATCGGTGGGCGGCACGCAGACCGTCGAACGGGCGATGTCATTGCTCGCATGCTTCACCGAGGAGTCCGGCGAGCTGAGGGTCTCCGAGCTCTGCACCCTCACCGGCCTCGGACAGTCCACCGTCTCGCGCATGATGTCCGCCCTCGACCGGATGAAGTTCGTGGTGCAGGACGCCCGCACCGGGCTCTACCGTCTGGGTCCGGCAGCCGTGTCCCTCGGCACGATCGCCCTCAACGGGTCGCCGATCTTCCGCGCCTCGCGCCAGATCGCCCAGAACCTCGCCCGGAAGATCGAGATCGGCGTGAACGTCGCCGAGCTCAGCGGCTTCACCTTCACCTACCTCTGCAACTTCGAGGGTGCGCTGGCGCCGAAGTCGTTCGCGATGGCCGGCCGCACCGGCCCCCTGCACGCCACCGGCCTCGGCAAGGCGCTGCTCTCCGGCATGACCGACGAGCAGGTGGACGAGTACTTCGCCCAGACGCCCCAGCGCTTCACCCCGCACACGATCGTCGACCGTGACGCCATGCAGCTCGCCCTCGACGAGACGCGCAGCCGCGGCTACGCGACCGAGATCGAGGAGCTCGCGTTCGGTCGCGCCTGCATCGCCGTCCCGATCCGCAACCGCGCCGGTGAGATCGTCGCCGGGATCTCGGCGAGCGGCCCGCTGTCGGTGCTCGACCTGCACGCGCCGCACCAGGAGCTCGCCCTGCAGCTGATCGAGGCCGCCGACGAGATCTCCGTCGCCCTCGGATACAGCCCGTCCCGCACCGCCTCCGCCTTCGCGGCGCTCTGA
- a CDS encoding carbohydrate ABC transporter permease translates to MIALPAVLLFLVIAIFPLVSSIGTSLYDQSLLRPERTFVGLDNYAAVWDEFFARLGTTLVFASLSTVFPLVLGVALALLLNARMRGRNILRGALMLPWLLPGVVVSFLWAWIFNDSYGVVNHVLSVLGLPEISMLGTPAGAMAAVVIAKTWHSFPWIMVVALAVLQTLPSEQIEAATIDGATRSQRFRHISLPHIAGPVTLVAVLEFIYNFGNFDTIFVMTGGGPGNSTTTLAVSLYDLAFGSYELGKASAMGALWLVLLAIITSGYLFLNRRLEK, encoded by the coding sequence ATGATCGCACTTCCCGCGGTCCTCCTGTTCCTCGTGATCGCGATCTTCCCGCTCGTGTCGAGCATCGGCACCAGCCTGTACGACCAGTCGCTGCTGCGCCCCGAGCGCACGTTCGTCGGCCTGGACAACTACGCGGCGGTCTGGGACGAGTTCTTCGCCCGGCTCGGCACGACCCTCGTCTTCGCGTCGCTCTCCACGGTCTTCCCGCTCGTGCTCGGCGTCGCGCTCGCCCTCCTCCTGAACGCCCGCATGCGCGGCCGCAACATCCTGCGCGGCGCGCTGATGCTGCCGTGGCTGCTGCCCGGCGTGGTGGTCTCGTTCCTCTGGGCGTGGATCTTCAACGACAGCTACGGCGTGGTCAACCATGTGCTCTCCGTCCTCGGGCTCCCCGAGATCAGCATGCTCGGCACCCCGGCCGGCGCCATGGCTGCGGTGGTCATCGCCAAGACCTGGCACTCCTTCCCCTGGATCATGGTCGTCGCCCTCGCCGTCCTCCAGACCCTGCCGAGCGAGCAGATCGAGGCCGCCACGATCGACGGGGCGACCCGCTCGCAGCGGTTCCGGCACATCTCGCTGCCGCACATCGCCGGCCCGGTCACGCTCGTCGCCGTGCTCGAGTTCATCTACAACTTCGGCAACTTCGACACGATCTTCGTCATGACCGGCGGTGGCCCCGGCAACTCGACCACGACCCTCGCGGTCAGCCTCTACGACCTCGCGTTCGGCAGCTACGAACTCGGCAAGGCCTCCGCCATGGGCGCGCTCTGGCTCGTCCTGCTCGCGATCATCACGAGCGGTTACCTGTTCCTCAACCGACGGCTGGAGAAGTGA
- a CDS encoding carbohydrate ABC transporter permease, whose amino-acid sequence MRRSRDVGESIIRPHLSIPGRVLLLLLALFGLLPIYWLTSTAFTKKEDVFSLDRPFFPVDPTFENFIGFFQNDLLLKNLMNSIIVSTGTALLAVLVGGLMAYSLSKFRYRGRNAIMFMFLIGQLIPGALLLISLYLMLSSAGLLYTYTALIISFTTFTLPLAVFLLKGIIDALPDDILEAAKVDGLSRTGTMFRIVFPLVVPGLITAGMFAFMRGWSDLLFALTLAGPDKQTLPAGLTQAFIREGTADWPALMAASLITSLPLVIIFILLQRYFVSGLAAGAVKG is encoded by the coding sequence ATGCGCCGTAGTCGCGATGTGGGGGAGTCGATCATCCGCCCCCACCTGTCCATCCCGGGGCGCGTCCTGCTCCTGCTGCTGGCACTGTTCGGCCTGCTGCCGATCTACTGGCTCACGTCCACCGCGTTCACGAAGAAGGAGGACGTCTTCTCCCTCGACCGTCCGTTCTTCCCGGTCGACCCGACGTTCGAGAACTTCATCGGCTTCTTCCAGAACGACCTCCTGCTGAAGAACCTGATGAACAGCATCATCGTCTCGACCGGCACCGCCCTGCTCGCGGTCCTCGTCGGCGGGCTGATGGCCTACTCGCTGTCGAAGTTCCGCTACCGCGGGCGCAACGCCATCATGTTCATGTTCCTCATCGGACAGCTCATCCCCGGCGCCCTGCTGCTCATCTCGCTCTACCTGATGCTGAGCTCGGCCGGGCTCCTGTACACCTACACCGCGCTGATCATCTCGTTCACGACCTTCACGCTGCCGCTCGCGGTGTTCCTGCTGAAGGGCATCATCGACGCCCTCCCCGACGACATCCTCGAAGCGGCCAAGGTCGACGGGCTCTCGCGCACCGGGACCATGTTCCGGATCGTGTTCCCCCTCGTCGTCCCCGGTCTCATCACCGCGGGGATGTTCGCCTTCATGCGCGGCTGGAGCGACCTGCTCTTCGCGCTGACCCTCGCCGGACCCGACAAGCAGACGCTCCCGGCGGGACTCACCCAGGCCTTCATCCGCGAAGGCACGGCCGACTGGCCGGCGCTGATGGCGGCCTCGCTGATCACGTCGCTCCCGCTCGTCATCATCTTCATCCTCCTGCAGCGCTACTTCGTCTCCGGCCTCGCCGCCGGGGCGGTCAAGGGGTAG
- a CDS encoding SDR family NAD(P)-dependent oxidoreductase has translation MTRRGVLLIGGSSDIGLAIARAFVDAGDAVVGVGLEDSADPVFARYLVADCSRPEEADRAVAEAAQALGRLDVVVLAAGRMPIARAEATSDEDWRGALGATLDSAFFVARAALPRLAAGSSIVAVTSVNSSLAAPALPAYAAAKAGVDGLIRQLALDYGPRGIRVNAVQPGSISAVDTGESEGYPLGRIGRPEEVASVVAFLASDAASFVTGTSIAVDGGLSISSPAAWLKPVLRERWL, from the coding sequence ATGACCCGCCGCGGCGTGCTGCTGATCGGCGGCAGCTCCGACATCGGACTCGCGATCGCCCGGGCGTTCGTCGACGCAGGGGACGCCGTCGTCGGGGTGGGACTCGAGGACTCCGCCGACCCCGTCTTCGCGCGGTACCTCGTCGCCGACTGCAGCCGTCCGGAGGAGGCGGACCGCGCCGTCGCCGAAGCCGCACAGGCGCTCGGCCGGCTCGATGTGGTGGTGCTCGCGGCCGGCCGCATGCCGATCGCACGCGCCGAGGCCACGAGCGACGAGGATTGGCGCGGCGCCCTGGGCGCTACGCTCGACTCCGCTTTCTTCGTGGCGCGGGCGGCGCTCCCCCGGCTTGCAGCAGGCTCCTCGATCGTCGCGGTGACCTCGGTGAACTCGTCGCTCGCGGCTCCCGCGCTGCCCGCCTACGCGGCCGCCAAGGCCGGTGTGGACGGCCTCATCCGCCAGCTCGCGCTCGACTACGGCCCCCGCGGCATCCGCGTCAACGCCGTCCAGCCGGGCAGCATCTCGGCCGTCGACACCGGAGAGAGCGAGGGCTACCCGCTCGGGCGCATCGGTCGTCCGGAGGAGGTGGCGTCCGTCGTGGCGTTCCTGGCCTCCGACGCCGCATCCTTCGTCACCGGCACGTCGATCGCGGTCGACGGCGGCCTGTCGATCTCGTCGCCGGCCGCCTGGCTGAAGCCGGTGCTGCGCGAGCGCTGGCTCTGA